The nucleotide sequence TGGTGACCGGGATCTGGCGGTCAAAGCGACCGGGACGCAGCAGCGCCGGGTCCAGAATGTCGGGCCGGTTGGTGGCCGCAATCAGGATCACGCCGGCGCGATCGCCGAACCCGTCCATTTCGACCAGCAGCTGGTTGAGGGTCTGTTCCCGCTCGTCGTGGCCGCCACCGAGGCCGGCGCCGCGTTGGCGGCCGACCGCGTCGATCTCGTCAACGAAGATGATGCATGGGCTGTTCTGTTTGGCCTGCTCAAACAGGTCCCGCACCCGGGATGCACCCACCCCGACGAACATCTCGACGAAGTCGGATCCGGAAATGGTGAAAAACGGCACCCCGGCCTCGCCCGCCACGGCGCGAGCCAGCAACGTCTTACCGGTTCCCGGCGGGCCGTAGAGCAACACGCCCTTGGGGATCTTGGCGCCCAGCGCCTGGTAGCGGGACGGATTCTGCAGGAAATCCTTGATCTCGTAGAGCTCCTCGACCGCTTCATCGACGCCGGCGACGTCGGCGAATGTGGTCTTGGGCATGTCCTTGGACAGTTGCTTGGCACGCGATTTCCCGAAGCCGAAGCCCATCCGGGCGCCGCCCTGCATGCGGGAGAACATCACGAAAAGGCCTACCAGCAGCAGCAGCGGCAGCACGTAAACCAACAGCTCGCCCAGGATGCTGCCCTGGTTGACCACCGTGGCGACCTTGGCGTTCTTGGCGGTCAAGGCATTGAATAGGTCGACCGCGTAACCGGTGGGGTACTTGGTGATGACCTTGTCGGAACCGTCGGTGTCGCTGCTGCTCTTCTTCAAGACCAGCCGCAGCTGCTGCTCACGGTCATCGATTTGCGCGCTCTTGACGTTGTCGGCGTTGATCTGCGACATCGCCACCGAGGTGTCGACCGGCTTGTAACCGCGGGTGTCGTCACTGAAGTAGAAGAACGACCAGCCGAGCACCACCACCACGGCGACCGCCGTCACGGTGCGGATCACGTTTTTTCGGTTCATCAATCTTCGGCCGTGCCGGCCTGGTCCTTCCAAATACGCAGCTGGAAATGTCAAGGCTACCGCTAGACCAACGACCGGTAGTTCCGGATGGTTGCAGTAGCACGGCAATCCGGCGAAAGGCATGGCTCACACCGGCGGTTGCGCAGCGGGCACGATCGGGCAAAGCGGACCGCGGCCGGGCGGCGGCCACCCTGAACAACAAGCCCTTCTCACCGATGTGGCGTTGTGCTTTGGTGAAATGGTGGCTACATCAACCGAGCGGTTAGTCGACACCAACGGCGTGCGGTTGCGCGTGACCGAGGCCGGCGAGCGGGGTGCGCCGGTGGTGATATTGGCCCACGGCTTCCCCGAACTGGCCTATTCCTGGCGGCACCAGATCCCGGTGCTTGCCGAGGCCGGCTACCACGTGCTGGCCCCCGATCAACGCGGCTACGGGGGTTCCTCTCGCCCCGAAGCGATCGAGGACTACGACATCCACCAGCTGACCGCAGACCTGGTAGGCCTGCTCGACGACGTCGGCGCCGAGCGTGCCGCCTGGGTGGGCCATGACTGGGGTGCTGTCGTGGTGTGGAATGCGCCCTTGCTGCACCCCGACCGCGTCGCCGCGGTCGCCGGCCTCAGCGTTCCGGTGCTGCCCCGCGCCCAGGTGCCGCCAATCCAGGCATTCCGCCAGCGCTTCGGCGAGCACTTCTTCTACATCCTCTATTTCCAGCAGCCCGGGGTGGCCGACGCCGAACTCAATGGTGACCCGGCTCGCACGATGCGCCGGATGATCGGCGGCCAACGATCCCCGACCGATCAGGGCGCGGCCCTGCGGATGGTCGCCCCCGGCCCCGAGGGCTTCATCGACCGACTGCCGGAGCCCGACGCGCCGCCCAGCTGGATCAGTCGCGACGAGCTGGATCATTACATCAGCGAGTTCACCCGCACCGGATTCACCGGCGGGCTCAACTGGTACCGCAATTTCGACCGCAACTGGAAAACCACCGCCGATCTCGAGGGCGCCACCATCACGGTTCCGTCGTTGTTCATGGCCGGCACAAAGGATCCGGTGTTGTCTTTCGCCCGTAGCGATCGGGCATCGGAAGTGATCACCGGTCCATACCGCGAAGTGATGGTTGAGGGCGCCGGGCACTGGCTGCAGCAGGAACGGCCGGACGAGGTCAACGCCACACTTCTCGACTTCCTCAAAGGAGTGCAATGGTGACCGATGCGCCGCTGAAATTCGGAGTCTTCATCACACCGTTTCACCCGACTGGCCAATCGCCGACGGTGGCTCTGGAATACGACATGGAGCGCGTTGTCGCCCTGGACCGCCTCGGCTACGACGAGGCCTGGTTTGGTGAACACCATTCCGGCGGCTACGAGCTGATCGCCTGCCCGGAAGTGTTCATTGCGGCCGCCGCCGAACGGACCAAGCACATCCGGCTGGGCACCGGGGTGGTGTCGCTGCCGTATCACCACCCGCTCATGGTGGCCGACCGATGGGTGCTGCTCGATCACCTCACCCGGGGCCGGGTCATGTTCGGCACGGGCCCGGGGGCGCTGCCATCGGACGCCTACATGATGGGCATCGATCCGATCGACCAGCGCCGGATGATGCAGGAATCCCTGGAAGCGATCCTGGCTCTGCTGCGCGCCGCACCGGGTGAACGCATCGACCGCCACTCCGATTGGTTCACCCTGCGCGACGCGCAGTTGCACATCCGCCCGTACACCTGGCCCTATCCCGAGATCTCGACGGCAGCCATGATCTCGCCGTCGGGTCCGCGGCTGGCCGGCAGCCTGGGTACGTCGCTGCTGTCGCTGTCGATGTCGGTGCCCGGCGGCTATGCGGCGCTCGAGAACACCTGGCAGGTGGTGTGCGAGCAGGCCGCCAAGGTCGGCCGGGCGGAGCCCAACCGCCGCGACTGGCGCGTGCTGTCCATCATGCACCTGTCGGATACCCGCGACCAGGCGATCCAAGACTGCATCTACGGGCTGCCGGATTTCTCGAAGTACTTCGGCGCGGCCGGGTTCGTTCCGCTGTCCAACGCGATGGACGGCGCCGAAGGCACTCGCGAGTTCGTCGAAGACTATGCGGCCAAGGGAAATTGCTGCATCGGAACCCCCGAGGACGCGATCGCATACATCGAAGATCTGCTCAATCGCTCGGGCGGCTTCGGGACTCTGCTGCTACTCGGGCATGACTGGGCATCACCGCAAGCGACCTTCCATTCCTATGATCTGTTTGCCCGCAAGGTGATTCCGTATTTCAAGGGACAACTCGAGGCGCCGCGCGCCTCGCACGAATGGGCCAGGGACAAGCGTGAGGACTTGATCGGCCGCGCCGGTCAAGCCGTGGTAGCGGCAATTACCGAACACGTGACCGAGCA is from Mycobacterium marinum and encodes:
- a CDS encoding LLM class flavin-dependent oxidoreductase; the encoded protein is MVTDAPLKFGVFITPFHPTGQSPTVALEYDMERVVALDRLGYDEAWFGEHHSGGYELIACPEVFIAAAAERTKHIRLGTGVVSLPYHHPLMVADRWVLLDHLTRGRVMFGTGPGALPSDAYMMGIDPIDQRRMMQESLEAILALLRAAPGERIDRHSDWFTLRDAQLHIRPYTWPYPEISTAAMISPSGPRLAGSLGTSLLSLSMSVPGGYAALENTWQVVCEQAAKVGRAEPNRRDWRVLSIMHLSDTRDQAIQDCIYGLPDFSKYFGAAGFVPLSNAMDGAEGTREFVEDYAAKGNCCIGTPEDAIAYIEDLLNRSGGFGTLLLLGHDWASPQATFHSYDLFARKVIPYFKGQLEAPRASHEWARDKREDLIGRAGQAVVAAITEHVTEHGEGQT
- a CDS encoding alpha/beta fold hydrolase produces the protein MATSTERLVDTNGVRLRVTEAGERGAPVVILAHGFPELAYSWRHQIPVLAEAGYHVLAPDQRGYGGSSRPEAIEDYDIHQLTADLVGLLDDVGAERAAWVGHDWGAVVVWNAPLLHPDRVAAVAGLSVPVLPRAQVPPIQAFRQRFGEHFFYILYFQQPGVADAELNGDPARTMRRMIGGQRSPTDQGAALRMVAPGPEGFIDRLPEPDAPPSWISRDELDHYISEFTRTGFTGGLNWYRNFDRNWKTTADLEGATITVPSLFMAGTKDPVLSFARSDRASEVITGPYREVMVEGAGHWLQQERPDEVNATLLDFLKGVQW